The segment CGCGCAGACTCGCTCGCTCATAACTTCGGTCGCGTAGAGCGTGCCCTTCGAATCGAATGCAAGATCGTCGGGCGCCACGATCGGTCCGCCTTGCGGACTGACAACCGTGACCATGCCGCTCACGATATCGACTGCACTTATCTGACTGCCGAATGCCTGAGCGACGTACAGTTTGCCATCGGGCCCGATTCTCATTCCGTTCGCGCCGAACAGCGCGCTGGGCGGAGTGACTCGTGTGCATTGCCATCCGGCGGCTACGTTGATCGAAGGTCCGGTGTACCGGCTGCCATTTTGCGCCATGACGTTCCCCTCGCTGCTCGAACTACGTGCCGACTTCCGCGATCGTTCATTCGAGCGCCTTATGCATTTGCAACGCGTTGATTTCCGCGGTGCTCAGTCCGAGTATCTCGCCCAAGATGTAATCCTTAACTAGCCAAGCTTCGCCGCTGGCTCAACCCATTTGACGCGCGAGATCTCCGAGCACTTTGGGAATCATGCGGTCGTCGCGGGGCAGGCGCACGAAGGGCACAAATTCGCGCACGGCCAATGTCGTAACGCCGAACCATCCGTCGCCCACCGCGCGACTCTCCTCAGCGCCGGCATGCTCTCGCCGCCAAAGATAACCGGAACGAGACGCTGCGCAAGCTAATGACCGAAGCCGGCCGCGATCTTTGCGATATCCACCATGCAAGCATCCATGGATCATCGCGACATCGCCGCTATGCGGCGAAATTAAGCACGACCACCCGGACGTGTCTCGGAACGACCGGACAGTCACGCCGGTATGGCTGCTGACGTCTTCTGATTGGTAAGTCCCCTAGGCGGATGTGGCGCGCTTAGCTTCATCTGCTGCCGAAGGGCCTGCAACTTTGTACAGCTTCTGCGCGTTGTCCCACAGGATCTTGCGGCGGATCGACTCCTCGCGATCCGCAAGTCCGCTTTGGACGCGAGCATGCACCTCATCACCGTAAAGCGAGGTTGGATGCGGAAAATCGGTTTCGAACATCACATTATCCGCTCCGATCTTGTCGATTAGGCGGCGTGGCGCGACCTGCTCGAACCAGTAACAGGCGTAAAGGTTACGCGCGAAGTACTCCGATGGCAGCAAGTTGAACTCCGGACGTTCCTCGCGCACGGCGTTACCCTCGAACTGGTAGTCCATCGCCTCAAGCATGAACGGAATCCATCCGATACCGCTCTCGACCGATACGAATTTGATCGCGGGATAGCGATTCAGCACACCGGACATGATCAGATCGCTCACCTGTCGGCCGTTTTGGAGCAGAATATCGATAGCCAGCGCGGTGAAGGCGGGCGCCAACCCGTATGACGAGACACGATTCTTGAGCAATCCCTCGGTCATATCGCCGGAGCCAACGTGAAAACTGATCGGTAGATCAAATTCGCACGCGATTTGCCACAAACGGATTCCAATGAGGATCGCCAAGCAGCGGCTGGCCGAAATATTGCGGCTCTCCGGTGAAGAGAATTCCGCGATGGCCCATCGCAGCGCATCGGCGCACCTCTTTGGCGGCCGCCTCGACGTCCCAGAAGGGAATAGAGGTTATCGGAAGCAGGCGGCGCGAATCCGCCGATGCCCATTCGGTTTGCCAGTCGTTATAGATTTGCACGCAGGCGAGCATCAGCTCGGGATCGTTAAGCTTCAAGAAATGCTGAGCGCCGAAGCCGCCGACGTTCGGGTACATCACCATCGCCCAGATGCCCATCTCGTCCATGTAATGAAGCCGTGCTTTGGGATCATAAGCTCCGGGATGCATCTCCTCGTAGCTCCGGGGCGGATTCTTGAAGCTGCCGCGGCCAGCAGTCGCCGT is part of the Candidatus Binataceae bacterium genome and harbors:
- a CDS encoding amidohydrolase family protein, with product MAILIGIRLWQIACEFDLPISFHVGSGDMTEGLLKNRVSSYGLAPAFTALAIDILLQNGRQVSDLIMSGVLNRYPAIKFVSVESGIGWIPFMLEAMDYQFEGNAVREERPEFNLLPSEYFARNLYACYWFEQVAPRRLIDKIGADNVMFETDFPHPTSLYGDEVHARVQSGLADREESIRRKILWDNAQKLYKVAGPSAADEAKRATSA